In a single window of the Tribolium castaneum strain GA2 chromosome 8, icTriCast1.1, whole genome shotgun sequence genome:
- the Hsc20 gene encoding iron-sulfur cluster co-chaperone protein HscB, translating into MSLRTFLFRQLPRTIYHTQKYSPHVPLLQSDAHNLNLCPRRFNHKAIKCWQCGIERKNLGELFCEQCNYIQSPPEKDNYFKIFELEEKFSIDPKQLTSKYRQMQGLLHPDKFSNKSDTEKDISAEFSSLVNKAYNTLQTPLKRAIHLLHLKGAVIDEDQRVEDPEFLMEIMELNEEVS; encoded by the exons ATGTCCTTACGCACTTTCCTGTTCCGGCAATTACCCAGAACAATTTACCACACTCAAAAATACAGCCCCCATGTGCCTTTACTACAATCAGACGCACATAACCTCAATCTGTGCCCCCGTCGTTTTAACCACAAGGCAATAAAGTGCTGGCAGTGTGGAATTGAGCGCAAAAACCTTGGTGAACTCTTTTGTGAACAGTGCAATTACATACAGTCACCCCCCGAAAAagacaattatttcaaaattttcgagttGGAGGAAAAATTTTCCATTGATCCAAAGCAACTCACTTCGAAGTATCGGCAAATGCAGGGTCTTTTACACCCTGATAAGTTTTCAAACAA ATCTGACACAGAAAAGGATATTTCAGCCGAATTTTCATCCCTTGTCAATAAGGCCTACAACACGTTACAGACGCCCCTAAAGCGGGCCATACACTTATTGCACCTGAAAGGGGCTGTGATTGACGAAGACCAAAGGGTTGAAGATCCGGAATTTTTGATGGAAATTATGGAATTAAATGAAGAAGTAAGCTAG
- the LOC662227 gene encoding N-acetylglucosamine-6-sulfatase isoform X2 produces MWWLFCVFLLNQSHALPNFVFVLTDDQDLTLRSLDFLNQTVKLVANQGLTFTNFYVNSPICCPSRSTILTGGCSSVRWQQQYEKNTIASILKSRKNYTTFYAGKYLNQYGKSGKGVKHVPPGYDWWLGLKGNSKYYNYTLSINGSGHFFEKDYLTDKITKYALDFLNQTDEGNFFMMLAPPACHAPFTPADRHRRLFPDLETLKTPPFNATPSDKHWIVAMPPMSLPQNVQILDEIYKNRIRTLQSVDEMVQALITKLQEIRVLDNTYFIVTSDNGFHIGQFTQPWDKRQPYESDIRVPFMIRGPNIRKKTVSEVSVSAVDIFATILDLAEITSFESDGRSFKEILFKNQSFDNKYTFIEYWGEGNANSIDSTCPWGPTNQLSECVPEAWCKCQDSRNNTYTCVLDISSAKKIKFCLFEYGFVEAYDLIEDPHELVNLKLDEDQTTHYLNVLEKFKFCKKAQCQINI; encoded by the exons atGTGGTGGTTGTTTTGTGTCTTTCTTCTTAACCAGTCCCATGCGCTACCCAATTTCGTGTTTGTGTTAACTGACGATCAGGATTTGACGCTGCGAAGCTTG gattttttaaatcagacTGTCAAATTGGTGGCTAATCAAGGGCTCACTTTTACGAATTTT TACGTCAATTCGCCCATTTGTTGCCCCAGTCGTAGCACGATTTTG ACAGGGGGCTGCTCTAGCGTGAGGTGGCAACAACAGTACGAGAAAAACACAATTGCGTCAATTCTCAAGTCGCGAAAAAACTACACAACGTTCTACGCCGGCAAATACCTAAATCAG tatgGAAAGTCGGGTAAAGGCGTTAAACACGTCCCCCCAGGTTACGACTGGTGGTTGGGGCTTAAAGGCAACTCCAAATACTACAATTACACGCTTTCGATCAACGGCAGTGGTCACTTTTTCGAGAAAGATTACTTAACCgataaaatcacaaaatatgctttagattttttaaatcagacAGACGagggaaatttttttatgatgttGGCGCCGCCGGCATGTCACGCACCTTTCACACCGGCCGACCGACATCGCCGGTTATTCCCCGACTTGGAAACTTTGAAAACACCGCCATTTAATGCAACACCGTCTGAT AAACACTGGATTGTGGCTATGCCTCCCATGAGTTTGCCCCAAAACGTCCAAATTTTGGacgaaatttacaaaaatcgaaTTAGGACGCTACAATCTGTTGATGAGATGGTGCAAGCTCTTATCACAAAATTGCAAGAAATTCGGGTTTTGGATAATACGTATTTTATTGTTACGTCCGATAATGGGTTCCATATTG GTCAATTCACGCAACCGTGGGACAAAAGACAGCCGTATGAAAGTGATATTCGTGTTCCTTTCATGATAAGAGGGCCCAACATTCGCAAAAAAACCGTATCGGAAGTTTCTGTCTCGGCAGTGGACATATTTGCAACTATTTTAGATTTGGCCGAAATCACATCATTTGAATCAGACGGACGTtcatttaaagaaatattatttaaaaatcaatcatTTGATAATAAATATACTTTCATCGAATATTGGGGCGAGGGCAATGCCAATTCGATCGATAGTACATGTCCTTGGGGCCCCACTAACCAATTATcg GAATGTGTACCAGAGGCATGGTGCAAATGCCAGGACTCGCGAAATAACACTTACACATGTGTTTTGGACATTTCAAGtgcgaaaaaaatcaaattttgctTATTTGAATATGGTTTTGTGGAAGCATACGACTTGATCGAGGACCCCCACGAGCTTGTCAATTTAAAACTGGACGAGGATCAAACGACTCATTATCTCAATGTtctcgaaaaattcaaattttgtaaaaaggcCCAATgccaaataaacatttaa
- the LOC662227 gene encoding N-acetylglucosamine-6-sulfatase isoform X1, translating to MWWLFCVFLLNQSHALPNFVFVLTDDQDLTLRSLDFLNQTVKLVANQGLTFTNFYVNSPICCPSRSTILTGKYPHNIQVFNNSLTGGCSSVRWQQQYEKNTIASILKSRKNYTTFYAGKYLNQYGKSGKGVKHVPPGYDWWLGLKGNSKYYNYTLSINGSGHFFEKDYLTDKITKYALDFLNQTDEGNFFMMLAPPACHAPFTPADRHRRLFPDLETLKTPPFNATPSDKHWIVAMPPMSLPQNVQILDEIYKNRIRTLQSVDEMVQALITKLQEIRVLDNTYFIVTSDNGFHIGQFTQPWDKRQPYESDIRVPFMIRGPNIRKKTVSEVSVSAVDIFATILDLAEITSFESDGRSFKEILFKNQSFDNKYTFIEYWGEGNANSIDSTCPWGPTNQLSECVPEAWCKCQDSRNNTYTCVLDISSAKKIKFCLFEYGFVEAYDLIEDPHELVNLKLDEDQTTHYLNVLEKFKFCKKAQCQINI from the exons atGTGGTGGTTGTTTTGTGTCTTTCTTCTTAACCAGTCCCATGCGCTACCCAATTTCGTGTTTGTGTTAACTGACGATCAGGATTTGACGCTGCGAAGCTTG gattttttaaatcagacTGTCAAATTGGTGGCTAATCAAGGGCTCACTTTTACGAATTTT TACGTCAATTCGCCCATTTGTTGCCCCAGTCGTAGCACGATTTTGACAGGGAAGTACCCACACAATATCCAGGTTTTTAATAACTCGCTCACAGGGGGCTGCTCTAGCGTGAGGTGGCAACAACAGTACGAGAAAAACACAATTGCGTCAATTCTCAAGTCGCGAAAAAACTACACAACGTTCTACGCCGGCAAATACCTAAATCAG tatgGAAAGTCGGGTAAAGGCGTTAAACACGTCCCCCCAGGTTACGACTGGTGGTTGGGGCTTAAAGGCAACTCCAAATACTACAATTACACGCTTTCGATCAACGGCAGTGGTCACTTTTTCGAGAAAGATTACTTAACCgataaaatcacaaaatatgctttagattttttaaatcagacAGACGagggaaatttttttatgatgttGGCGCCGCCGGCATGTCACGCACCTTTCACACCGGCCGACCGACATCGCCGGTTATTCCCCGACTTGGAAACTTTGAAAACACCGCCATTTAATGCAACACCGTCTGAT AAACACTGGATTGTGGCTATGCCTCCCATGAGTTTGCCCCAAAACGTCCAAATTTTGGacgaaatttacaaaaatcgaaTTAGGACGCTACAATCTGTTGATGAGATGGTGCAAGCTCTTATCACAAAATTGCAAGAAATTCGGGTTTTGGATAATACGTATTTTATTGTTACGTCCGATAATGGGTTCCATATTG GTCAATTCACGCAACCGTGGGACAAAAGACAGCCGTATGAAAGTGATATTCGTGTTCCTTTCATGATAAGAGGGCCCAACATTCGCAAAAAAACCGTATCGGAAGTTTCTGTCTCGGCAGTGGACATATTTGCAACTATTTTAGATTTGGCCGAAATCACATCATTTGAATCAGACGGACGTtcatttaaagaaatattatttaaaaatcaatcatTTGATAATAAATATACTTTCATCGAATATTGGGGCGAGGGCAATGCCAATTCGATCGATAGTACATGTCCTTGGGGCCCCACTAACCAATTATcg GAATGTGTACCAGAGGCATGGTGCAAATGCCAGGACTCGCGAAATAACACTTACACATGTGTTTTGGACATTTCAAGtgcgaaaaaaatcaaattttgctTATTTGAATATGGTTTTGTGGAAGCATACGACTTGATCGAGGACCCCCACGAGCTTGTCAATTTAAAACTGGACGAGGATCAAACGACTCATTATCTCAATGTtctcgaaaaattcaaattttgtaaaaaggcCCAATgccaaataaacatttaa
- the Nnp-1 gene encoding ribosomal RNA processing protein 1 homolog has product MAVLETSMTPKTRENAKKPSKNNKKQAKKVLLVAQELKLARVLAGNNKTARDRALKSLRKWFQNRSSAIPFTEDDFLRLWKGLFYSMWMSDKPLVQEECAENIASLIHALPVEGALLFYKCGMTILMNEWFGIDQLRLDKFLMFVRRLLRQAFLVLKNQNWGRDSAQTFTKTLSETILDPPRHKPMGLLMHFIEIYLEELSKVSEGQLPPQLMTELLAPFVRQLSFSDDARVIDHIRKHIFIYLIRQSDLGLEYDEKYKAWRALRFPGTIDAMQKIEVSDDEGGEEEPPQDKVFDPRAGKVNVDLPQLKFHPRAVSKALLECRFSKETNSKSRKCLTELAEHFRKLASGTYPLGVKKVKLASDDYDTNIRKAVNRLVKFDKKIKGTKNRKRKLQSDTIELRGGKKIKIDEKLREKFQDDLVRVMKKKRKLVDKPESPPEKQSKLQVESIFKRNSGTWLVTKPPQEEAQKAPQELFPKNKWDESNHATEEVEKSLKSKRLSLPTKLIKNPFANSTPVKKVKINTKLNRSQDVQEHHAQILSSPQIPYDANKKPAKPLLKTPTLKSPIDPFYAL; this is encoded by the exons atggcggtgctTGAAACGAGTATGACACCTAAGACACGTGAAAATGCGAAAAAACcgtcaaaaaataacaaaaaacaagccAAAAAGGTGCTTTTAGTGGCACAAGAGTTAAAACTCGCCCGCGTTTTGGCCGGAAATAACAAAACAGCGCGAGATAGGGCGCTGAAAAGCTTACGAAAGTGGTTTCAAAACAGGTCGTCTGCAATTC CTTTCACTGAAGATGATTTCTTACGACTCTGGAAGGGTTTGTTCTATTCAATGTGGATGTCGGACAAGCCTTTGGTTCAA GAAGAATGTGCCGAGAATATTGCAAGTTTGATTCACGCGTTGCCAGTCGAGGGGGCCTTGTTGTTTTACAAGTGTGGGATGACGATTTTAATGAATGAATGGTTTGGGATTGACCAACTTCGACTAGACAAGTTTTTGATG TTTGTGCGGCGGCTTTTGAGACAGGCTTTTCTGGtgttgaaaaaccaaaattggGGGCGTGATTCAGCCCAGACTTTTACTAAAACACTCTCAGAGACAATTCTGGACCCCCCACGACACAAACCAATGGGGCTGCTTATGCATTTCATTGAAATCTATCTCGAGGAATTATCCAAAGTCTCAGAGGGACAATTGCCCCCACAGTTAATGACAGAGCTGTTAGCCCCTTTTGTGAGACAGTTGTCGTTTAGTGACGATGCTAGAGTCATTGATCATATCAggaaacacatttttatttatttgataaGACAGTCAGATTTGGGCTTGGAATATGATGAGAAATACAAAGCTTGGCGCGCTTTGAGGTTTCCTGGGACTATAGACGCCATGCAAAAAATCGAAGTCTCGGACGACGAAGGGGGCGAGGAGGAGCCCCCACAAGACAAAGTTTTCGACCCTCGGGCGGGTAAAGTCAACGTGGACTTGCCACAATTGAAATTCCACCCAAGAGCTGTGTCTAAAGCTTTACTAGAGTGTAGGTTTTCAAAAGAGACCAATTCCAAGTCACGGAAGTGTCTAACTGAACTAGCAGAACA TTTTAGGAAATTAGCATCAGGGACTTATCCCCTTGgtgtgaaaaaagtaaaattagcATCTGATGATTACGATACGAATATTAGAAAAGCAGTTAATCGTTTAGTAAAGTTCGATAAGAAAATCAAAGGCACGAAAAACCGCAAACGAAAGCTCCAAAGTGACACGATTGAGTTACGAGGcgggaaaaaaatcaaaatcgacGAAAAACTGCGCGAAAAATTCCAAGACGATTTAGTTCGAGTCATGAAAAAGAAACGCAAGTTGGTCGACAAGCCCGAAAGCCCGCCTGAGAAACAGTCCAAACTACAAGTTgaatcaattttcaaacgtaaTTCCGGGACGTGGTTGGTCACAAAACCCCCTCAAGAAGAAGCGCAAAAAGCGCCACAAGAACTAtttccgaaaaataaatgggatGAGAGCAACCATGCAACTGAAGAGGTGGAGAAAAGCTTGAAGAGTAAAAGATTGAGTTTGCCTACGAAACTAATCAAAAACCCATTTGCCAACTCGACTCCGGTCAAGAAAGTCAAAATCAATACCAAGCTCAATAGGTCACAAGACGTGCAAGAGCACCATGCCCAGATTTTGAGCTCGCCACAAATTCCATACGACGCCAACAAGAAGCCGGCAAAGCCGTTGCTGAAAACTCCGACACTGAAGAGCCCCATTGATCCTTTCTATGCTTTGTAA
- the pasi2 gene encoding uncharacterized protein pasi2 isoform X1 gives MNYGKKSPTTGTPSVYSHVTTRSSANLRSSRSIKSLKIPWYRKPIITESYILDVQRSSLLIGVFSLLLSIFTVITSCFDLYCYSMAVPGSVHTGYYVISYQFIYVGNRHVRNTLVMFAAFSILLAIGVFVTSIMLIIALRKEYEKKMVPWLYAFGIFTVFRLLAYLFFSIVNDMIFAYNVLMCLLWTVFLAISIYGWILVYSLYIELSDLTRLEDLAHLRMGTMQSLNASTVPSLAGSRPTTPHSTVSTMPVG, from the exons atGAATTACGGCAAGAAATCGCCAACGACTGGCACCCCCTCGGTGTACTCACACGTCACAACACGCAGCAGTGCGAATTTGCGAAGTAGCCGAAGTATAAAATCGTTGAAAATCCCTTGGTACAGAAAACCAATCATAACCGAATCTTATATTTTGGACGTCCAGAGATCCTCCCTATTAATCGGAGTGTTTTCTTTG CTGTTGTCCATCTTCACAGTTATCACAAGTTGCTTCGATCTCTACTGCTACTCAATGGCAGTCCCAGGGTCCGTCCACACCGGCTATTACGTTATTTCCTACCAGTTTATTTACGTGGGAAACCGTCACG tcCGCAATACTCTTGTAATGTTTGCTGCTTTTTCCATTCTTCTGGCAATTGGTGTGTTTGTGACCAGCATTATGCTTATAATTGCTCTCCGGAAG gAATATGAGAAGAAGATGGTGCCGTGGCTGTACGCCTTCGGCATCTTCACCGTTTTCCGCCTCCTGGCCTACCTCTTCTTCTCCATCGTGAACGACATGATTTTCGCCTACAACGTGCTAATGTGCCTCCTCTGGACGGTGTTTTTGGCCATAAGCATCTACGGTTGGATCCTCGTCTACTCGCTCTACATTGAATTGTCCGACTTGACGCGACTCGAGGACTTGGCGCATTTGAGG aTGGGCACAATGCAGTCTCTGAATGCATCGACAGTCCCCTCCCTGGCGGGCTCTCGACCGACGACACCCCACAGTACGGTCTCGACGATGCCAGTGGGATGA
- the pasi2 gene encoding uncharacterized protein pasi2 isoform X2 produces the protein MNYGKKSPTTGTPSVYSHVTTRSSANLRSSRSIKSLKIPWYRKPIITESYILDVQRSSLLIGVFSLLLSIFTVITSCFDLYCYSMAVPGSVHTGYYVISYQFIYVGNRHVRNTLVMFAAFSILLAIGVFVTSIMLIIALRKEYEKKMVPWLYAFGIFTVFRLLAYLFFSIVNDMIFAYNVLMCLLWTVFLAISIYGWILVYSLYIELSDLTRLEDLAHLRITERYNLGKRLVVVELWLKSILFC, from the exons atGAATTACGGCAAGAAATCGCCAACGACTGGCACCCCCTCGGTGTACTCACACGTCACAACACGCAGCAGTGCGAATTTGCGAAGTAGCCGAAGTATAAAATCGTTGAAAATCCCTTGGTACAGAAAACCAATCATAACCGAATCTTATATTTTGGACGTCCAGAGATCCTCCCTATTAATCGGAGTGTTTTCTTTG CTGTTGTCCATCTTCACAGTTATCACAAGTTGCTTCGATCTCTACTGCTACTCAATGGCAGTCCCAGGGTCCGTCCACACCGGCTATTACGTTATTTCCTACCAGTTTATTTACGTGGGAAACCGTCACG tcCGCAATACTCTTGTAATGTTTGCTGCTTTTTCCATTCTTCTGGCAATTGGTGTGTTTGTGACCAGCATTATGCTTATAATTGCTCTCCGGAAG gAATATGAGAAGAAGATGGTGCCGTGGCTGTACGCCTTCGGCATCTTCACCGTTTTCCGCCTCCTGGCCTACCTCTTCTTCTCCATCGTGAACGACATGATTTTCGCCTACAACGTGCTAATGTGCCTCCTCTGGACGGTGTTTTTGGCCATAAGCATCTACGGTTGGATCCTCGTCTACTCGCTCTACATTGAATTGTCCGACTTGACGCGACTCGAGGACTTGGCGCATTTGAGG ATAACAGAACGGTACAATTTAGGTAAGCGTTTGGTCGTTGTAGAATTGTGGCTAAAaagtattttgttttgttaa
- the LOC662087 gene encoding protein dj-1beta: MSVICQSFRAPLTRFNRLGLAVRFISNMSTKALVFLAGGAEEMEAVIAIDVLRRGGVEVTVAGLPDANIIKCSRGVNIKPDISICEAKGPFDAIVLPGGLGGAKALAASKEVGELIREQEAAGRLTGAICAAPTALKAHGVYVGKTVTSYPAMEAQMLEGGQYKYKKEPVVVDGTLVTSQGPGTAFVFALTLVDKLVGKDKAAEVAKAMLLSY, encoded by the exons ATGTCAGTCATATGTCAAAGTTTTAGGGCTCCGCTCACTCGCTTTAATAGGTTAGGATTAGCGGTGCGTTTTATTTCGAATATGAGCACAAAAGCCCTTGTTTTCCTCGCCGGAGGCGCTGAAGAAATGGAGGCTGTAATCGCAATTGACGTACTTCGCAGAGGCGGT GTGGAAGTAACAGTTGCAGGCCTACCGGACGCCAACATCATCAAGTGCAGCCGCGGTGTCAACATTAAACCTGACATTTCAATCTGTGAGGCCAAAGGCCCCTTTGACGCAATTGTCTTACCTGGGGGGCTAGGAGGGGCGAAGGCTTTGGCCGCGTCTAAAGAAGTAGGGGAGTTGATTCGGGAGCAGGAGGCGGCGGGGCGACTCACGGGGGCGATTTGTGCCg CGCCCACGGCCTTGAAGGCCCATGGGGTTTATGTGGGCAAGACTGTGACGTCGTACCCAGCCATGGAGGCGCAAATGCTCGAAGGTGGTcaatataaatacaaaaagGAGCCAGTTGTGGTTGATGGGACTCTGGTTACAAGTCAAGGGCCTGGCACTGCCTTCGTCTTCGCCCTAACCCTAGTGGACAAACTTGTCGGAAAGGACAAGGCGGCAGAAGTGGCCAAAGCCATGCTTTTGTCgtattaa
- the LOC662051 gene encoding thioredoxin-related transmembrane protein 2 homolog: protein MSIKADFKQLLKPYYLFNIVLSLSYVILKRTPGLCNYLFHVEECEFDGRETEILFFLIIVIMIRTRKSGSVSMINYLSSSFVYTKIANLILWFNADFLMGIIYGIIFILGALLFPEPTYSGPDNVIYFRGMQGLDEELARSRDGYWLVTFYTVWNPACVNFAPVFAKLSTEYHLENFKFGKIDVGRYPDAAQKYRVNDSSLSKQLPTTILFKEGKEVVRRPAIDSKGNILKFFFSSENVKGAFDLNNLYEECKSALKNNKNKHVKND from the exons ATGTCAATAAAAGCcgattttaaacaattattgaaGCCTTATTATCTCTTCAATATCGTCTTAAGCCTCTCGTACGTCATTCTGAAGCGGACCCCAGGTCTTTGCAATTATTTGTTCCACGTGGAGGAATGCGAGTTCGATGGG CGCGAGACCGAAATCCTCTTCTTCCTGATCATCGTGATCATGATCAGGACCCGAAAATCGGGCAGTGTATCAATGATCAATTACTTATCGTCTAGTTTCGTGTACACAAAAATAGCGAATTTGATACTATGGTTCAACGCCGATTTTCTGATGGGCATTATCTACGGGATCATATTCATCT TGGGGGCGTTGCTATTTCCCGAGCCCACGTATTCCGGCCCTGACAATGTCATTTATTTCCGGGGCATGCAAGGCTTGGACGAGGAATTGGCACGTAGTCGGGACGGCTATTGGTTGGTCACGTTTTACACCGTCTGGAACCCGGCTTGTGTGAACTTCGCCCCGGTTTTCGCAAAACTGAGCACCGAATATCACTTGGAGAATTTCAAGTTTGGGAAAATCGACGTGGGGCGATACCCCGATGCCGCACAGAAATATCGCGTGAATGACAGCAGTTTAAGTAAGCAGTTACCCACGACAATTCTGTTTAAAGAAGGGAAAGAAGTGGTGCGGAGGCCGGCTATTGACTCAAAAGGcaacattttgaaattcttttTCTCGAGTGAGAACGTTAAAGGGGCTTTCGATCTCAATAACTTGTACGAAGAGTGCAAGAGCGCGCTTAAGAATAATAAGAACAAACACGTGAAGAACgactaa